In Capsicum annuum cultivar UCD-10X-F1 chromosome 8, UCD10Xv1.1, whole genome shotgun sequence, the genomic window ACCAAATATCTAACCTATATAAAAGTGTGTTAGACCATAACATGATGGGACTTGAGCTCAACATCATCATAGTGTATCAAAACTCAAAAGATGTTTTACCGTCTAGCGCGATGGAACTAAATCCAGCGACTCACCCACAACTATTGACATAATACGATAAAGTACCCTTGaaccttaaaaaaattattatttctgtGATTATATACataagtaaattatatttaaacaaaacatataaaatataaccATATTATCACGAACTTAGGTGaagttctatttttcttttaaatacgttcaaatcatcataaatttcCTCTTAAGCATAATCTCAATTATCAGAACagaaatctttttcttttctgcTAGTATACAACTACGTAGACAATACTTTTTTTCACAAAATAGTACGTACCTTTTAACAAAATAGTAGATGTTTTCACAAAACaattagaaaaattctaagtACTTAATGTATTAAGGAGCCGTTTGGTAGGGGATTATTTTTCTAATCCATGTATTAAAATGCGGAATAAACTAATACAATGTTTGGTAGTAAATAATGAGCAATGATTAACTAATACATtgattagttatacaccctacatggtattatagaatgtataactaatacacccAATTTGATGGAATTAGTAATTCATGGATAAATATGAATAAAGATAAAAATGTCCTCAAATTCTTAGATTTCAagatcttttttaatttattcaatgtgagttatttcttttcaattttcaagatgaTAATATctctttaaataattttaatcatataaaaaaatactcCATTAACTTAAATTGGCCAAAGCCCGAAAATAAATTGCATCGTTacataaagttttaattttgtaaatagaacatatcacaaataaaaataatttttttacttagaTTTAATACTTCATGGAACACAATTTTATGTTAACAATAATTCAATTGTCCCATTCAAAAGTTACACCCTCCAACTTAAGAACACCACAAAATGTGAATAACAAacaaatgatgaacaaataaagaaaatacaacaaaaaaaacaagttcaagatttcaaAGTAAGTTATTACTATAgttatattgttgatttttttttatttttaaaaaagaataataaagcttTGCAAAGTAAGGCtccatttgtttttgtttttttaagattcagacgtctgaatctaaATACaaaatctgaatgcacatctgaatgattaagatgtctctaaatctgaaaactaaatgattaagactgtctgtttttcaacatctgaatgtgtaaaaaaaattatttgtatacataataaaataaaaaatacaattcaaataaaaaattaattatatatttaaaaaatatgtagtttaatacaacaaaattattagtatttgattgaaaaaaaacatttatgtttgttagtcaCAGTGGAGATGTCTTATAATagtggttgcggtgacaatgattgatgttagtgattaataatgttggtggtgataattgtaaTAGTTGATATTATAGTaactgttatgatggtggtggtggttgctGTGATTTGaagttgcttgatgttagtagtttaaggtgcTGATTATGTTgactgaaacatgaatgcatgatgattgacgatgtgttggtgctagttggagatgttacttgttgtgatggtggagatggttgttagtagagataaattgtagcgatggtactAGTTGAAGTGGTggcattactagtgacaatggtggtggcggccaaagaatgtgcagaggttgtgatgtattagtggtagttagtgatggtgatagttgtgatagatgagttggttggtagtagggattgaccgGTAGTGATTGctgattgtggtgttgttgacggcagtggtggcggtgaatataattagaataaaagaggtagtaggtgCGGTAGCGGTTGACAATTATGGTTGGTAGCAACATTTTTTGTCGATGGTGaaggttgttgttgttggtaggTGGTGGTTGATAATGGTGACAGTGGTAGAGGTAGTTAGTGGTAGTGAttgctgattatgaatagagtggtaaATATTATCCAATACCAGAATATCCcgtcagacctattaagacttagttctagatctaaatgattaaaacctattcagacctattaagagttaaaaccttaataaaacacaaatgcacttaatggtttaaaatttgaaccattcagattcagaacTCCATTAAGtacaaacaaatgaggcctaaatATACAAAGTTATTGTATGTCGatggtatttttgtaaacaaataatattcttcttaaaatataacattcatgttttcaatacatcaaaccaaacactatataaaaaataatcacaGCATTACTAATTCCAATATTACTAATCCCAGCACTATTAAtcccagcattactaatacaccctaTTCATTATTATCTTATACACTCTGCCAACCCACCcctaaaaatattcataagaatttGATGCAATGGTTACTGACAAAATAAAATGTAGccttttcttctcacttttcaaAGCCACAATAACACATGGTATTCCCATGAAAGGCTTGAACGCTTAGACCATTGTTTTAATgatgttttataaattaaagcGAATAAGAAACAATACCAAAAGATGAAAACGATAGAATAGAGAAACAAGAGAGGAGAACTTTTCTTATTCATCCAaatgtatttatcttttttaagTGTTATACAATATGAATTCTTATgcctttatttttaatattatatagaGGCATACAAAAAGTAACCATGAAGGTTAAGGGGAAGGTTACGAAAGGTGTGGAGTCATAACCATGATGGTGAATAGTAGTAATGGGGCAGTATTTACATTGTTGAGAAGAGGAGTGGACATTCATATTATATACTTATAATAGTTCATAACAGAATCATATTAAAACTCACAATGTAATAGTTTGCagatcaaaagaagaaaaaggattaGTTGTTGGAGAAACTCTAGTGGATCGTCACAAATGCCCAATTTGGCTCCATGTGAAAATTCTTGACACTCATGTTCTACACACATTTCTTGTTTCACTTCATTCCACGACCCATGCCTTGGCGGCTGGAACTAGCACATAGCCCAAATGTCGGTCAACATACTTAAAAGCTAAAGACAACACTAGCATTGCCCCATAATCATGCACATATTGTAGTGTCTCAAAAGCATCTTCATGTATTAGatagaaaaccaaaccaaacatccAGCAATCTGGTATAATTACCTTTGAGAGAGATGAAAAGGAAAGGAAGGAGTCATGAAAACATTTCTGGAGCAGAAACTTAAAAGTGCAGGACTCAACAAAGACATTCCAATAATGTTAGTGAGTGATGAAGATCCACTGGACGTTCCAAGATTTCTTATGACATTAACACTCCTCGTCCACAAGAATTGTTGATCCATTGCCAACTCCAAAATCAAATAAGGATGTCATATCATCATCAAGCAGTGTTGGTAATGGGGAACCCTGAGAAGTCCAAAACAGCTTCTGAACATAAATTCACAAAATTTTAACACTGATAAATCTGCAGCAACTATAATAAAAAACACAGAGAACAACTGGTTGTGGAAATTCAAAGAAACAACAATAGtataattatttttccttttccaatAACGGTGGTCCGGGCAATTTGTTGGGGGTCTTACAGTAGCAATGGACGTAGAAGGAATTCCTTGCATGGCTTTTAACGTTTGGGTTCAATAACATTCACCTTAGTGGGACCCCCCCGCACCATCTTTCCTTGCACACCTCAATTATTCCATCAGGTACCTACTACCTCTCAAACACATGGGCTGGATAACTGCATCTGCCATGGACTTAGGTAGATGGGAAAAAATCACCTGGCATTTTTTGTCCCTACTAGCAATATTTATATATTGCAAATTAGGAAAGGAAGCTACTCTTTTCAGCGCAGCCGTTTCTAGCATTTTTCAGGGGTTAATTAGTTGAGGCAAAAGAAGAATTTATTTTGGATAGGTATGACCTTATGGCTACTATTTACTATACTAATTCAGTTTTACTCttgtttttctttagttttactTATCTAGTTAGAATTGTATGTAATAtccttcttaaaaaaaaaagagagaattgTATGTTATAATTAAAATCATTAATAATCGAAACAGCAtttaaaaagaaactaaattagTGGCACTGGACATTGAGTTTAagcttttttcaggagggtgaaCACACTTACATGACATAAAATGTGGGGGTTTAGCACCTAAAAGTCATATTTAATGTCTTAACGTAAACTACAATCAAGATTAGCCTACTAAAGGATTCCATCTATTACTTACATCATTTCTCAAGATCAGAAATAAAAAATGGAGGATTCTCGCATGAAGTCATCCATCCTTCCGCATTCAATAGCATAAGGCTTCGTTACCTGACTTATCAGCCAGCAAGTAAACTACTTTAATCCCCTGCCTGGCCGTAGCAACTATAGTGATTCTTGGAATCATGTGCATGGCTCCATGTCGCCATACATATTAATGGGAGCCCTAACGAGTGCTACGAGTGAATGCGTAGCTTTGTCTTCTCTTATGATATTTTGAGTTCTAGTTAGAGGTGtgatctattttattatatatatgatgatagCACCAAAAGGGCGGAGACTTTGACAATGGAGAGTTTACCATTGCTGGTTATTCCAGGAAGAGCGTCTGTGCCAAAAGACTTGCAGCCGATTCATCTATTCTATTAGTTCTTCTCTGACAGAACATTCTCTTTAAGCCCTAATACTGATCCTATTGCCTACCACCAAGACCAGTAAGACCAAGAGGAGCGGATTCAATAGCATCGGCGAGAGAGAAAATTCCTATTAAATTAGCTTTCCTAGGGAATAGAATATTCTAGAAAAGGCTACACCAAAGAGTGCATCATTCTTGAAAAGGTCGAAGGATGAAGAAGAGCTCCAAGCAAGAGATACTATTCACTAAAAGTAGCTAGTAGGTGAGAATAAACAAACTACCATTTAAGCTGACAGCTACACAGATTCACCACTACTTATGAATTCTTACTCCTACTCCCAGACAAACTAAGAAGCAAGGAAAGAAGTAACTCAAGGATAATGCTCTCTTCACTTCTTTAAGTCACTAACATTTCCAGTTCTTAGCTCGGATTAGCAGGCCTGATCATTCAATCATACGTCATGCCTCCAGAGTGACTTCATTTCACATTATGAATATTGGATTACCTGTTAGCTAGAACTAACATCTGTTGTTAGTTTCTTTAAGTCTTACCTTCTCTTTAAGTTCGATTGCAGGATTAATGCTAATAAAAGCCAGAAAAGACGCTGGCACAATCTAGATGAAAAGCCAGTCCACTTTATCCATCCTAATAATCAGGGGAATGAAGCATTTAATCTATCTTACTTCTTGATTAAGCAGccctgaaatcactttactcatGCATTTCTAGTATTGTATTAAAGTCTACAAGATAATAAGcatcttgcttttcttttcaaGATATACTAAGCGCCAAGCCTATCTGTATCAACACCGAGAAAATTGTATATAATGTTCTGTGTTTCTTTGTATATAGTATAAAATGTAGTATATAATGTTTCTTTACATAGGTTCTCAATATCTTTATTCAAACTTGGAATATAGTTTAGTATATAATGTTTCTTTATATAGGATACTTTGctcaatatctttatttatttaatccGGCTTTTTCTCAAGAAAGGGGTTACTTAACCTTAACCTTTACTGCTCCCTTAACCTTCCCGCCGCCTGCTCCTATCTGAACTTCTTCGTTCTTCCCTTTCTCCTAAAACATACCTAGGTTTTGGCAATCACTCTACTGACAGAGAACCTAAGAGCTACCAATAATCTTTTAGGCAGGCAGCGGAAATGGTAAATGTCGTCCTCCTTAGCAATGACTTCTTGCTTTACTCTTCACCATACAAAATTATACTTTTTCTTGGATCACCGGATACCTTAAGTCAGCAGCTCCCTTTGAAGATATAGTTCAAgtatgaaattaataaaaatttgatagtttAGGGGGGTTTAGCACCTGAAAgttatagttcaggggggtaatgtAAACTAGCATCGTGTAAGTATGAAAGGGTAACGTAAACTAGCACCGTTTAAGTATGACACTAATAAAATTGTGATAGTTTAGGAGCGGTTTGATCCATTATATCATCTATTAATGAAATCTAAGTGACTGATATGTACCTCTTCTTGAAGAAACAACTTTGGCTTAACAGATTTTATCTTGAAGAAACTCTCACAAAGGATTTTCAGCTTGGCGACCTGAATTGAACCAGAGTTGAGTAGAGAAACTTAAACCATAAGAGGAATCAAATGCTTGTCCAGTAAATGAAAAAGATCATACTGTTGTTGTCGCAGGCAGCTTTTTAGTCAATGGGGCTTTCTCACCAATTGATGCTGCAACACACTTAAGGGTAATAGCTGCACAGAGGCGAGCATAAGTGGTAAGTGCATTTTCTTAAATCagattataaactctaattatGGAGAAGTTTAGAGTTGACATTCCATACAAATGAGGCTCGATGACATCTTTTGTGGAACTGTTGCTCCATTTGCAACCTTTTCATTCTCAATCCCATGAAATTTTTTCAGCTCTGCAAATCTGCACCAATTAGCACATACTTTGAGCGCTAGTAGGATTCCTAGTTAATACTCTTAGTTACTTTTTGATAACCAGTTAATACTCTTCATTACTTGAGAAACAAAAGGAAACTAAAGTAAATGTAGTTATCGGATGAGTAAACGTTCTAACATTGATGgtgtaaaaaaaattcattatcagGTCATTCGAAAGGCAACAGTAGATAAATTTTCTATACAAATATTAAATTGGCATCTTAAAAAAAGGGGAAACAATCTTCTAAAAAAGGTCAAAATAAACTGATCATGTGAAACTTTTAACACTGTTAGTGCATTTAACTTAAATATAAGCGAGTAAATCAAAAAACAGAGGAATAGGTTGaggtatttattttttgatgtaagcactacaatttttttcaaaacatcACCTCTAAAGTCTAAACAGTTTGTACCAATGACACAAGCTAATATATTCCAGAGACCAAATATACCAAATACTGGCTTCTTGATATTCTAGCCACATCAAAAATATTTGAAGACATATTTAAGTCGTAGATAAAATAAATACCTGGGGTGAAGCTTCTTAATTTCCTCTGGGTTATCGTGGCATTTAGACATGACCAAACGCACATACCTGAAGAAGGATTTTGAAGTCTATTATCGGAAAATGACTccactaaaataaattaatgtacCTCAAGATAGTGTATTTTCCTAAAGAATCAATCAGCAATAACGTAAAAACACTAGCCTCATCCCACCAATGCTTGCAAACCAAAAAAGGACAGCTGGCCTCACCCAAGAGAAATCACAAAGAAAGGTCTTCAGATTTGTTCAAGATGTCCTTTATGTGGTCAGGTTTGTAAAAGCAATGAGAATCTTTTCTTACACTGCAAGGTAACTACAAATCTCTGGTACATTTTCTTTTGTATTCTTGGCATAAATTGGACTATGTCTAATTCTGCTATAGATTCCTAAACTATTGGAAGAGTGTGGGGTGGAAAAGCAATGTAGAAGGTTGGTGGATGATCATTCCAGCTTGTGTATGGTGGATTTTTTGGAAGGAAAGAACTCAAGAATTTTTAAGACACTAGCAATTCCatccagacctcactttgtgggaatacactgggcctgttgttgttattgtagcaATTCCATCCAGAAAATCAGGATGAATTGTCTTAGTGTCTTTTCCTATTCTGGTGTAAACAGAAATATAAAGGGAAGTTCGGGATTTGTTAAGAGTTAATTGGTAATGTGTGAGTTTGCCCTTTTTTTTAATAACCGTGTTGTCCGGGCCAGCTTTCGCGCACCTCGACCAAATCCAAGGGATAACtctcacctcccaccagcaacacaTACCAGGTAACACTGGCCAACTAGGCTAGGACAGATGGAAACGCTAGGACAGATGGAAacaatcacctagtgtttttttgtTTCTACAGGGATTTGAACCTGAAACCTCAttttctcaacccacttcattgaccactaggccacacccttgggtgcaacAATGTGTAAGTTTTTGAATCTTGTGTAAAACAGGATTCCTCTATACTTTTGTTTGTAAAGTTCACAGCTCGGGAGCTTTTAGGTTCTGAGCTTTACTATTAATACAAATGGTTACCTTTCTccaaaaaaaaaggggaaaagaattatcaaaactagTTAAGAATATCACAATAACCAACAAATAATATGCCTCAAGATTTGTGAAATTCAAACAGAACACATAAATAAACGGCCTTAAGTGAGTGAAAGGCTTTAGCTTTTTTAATTCATCTCACAGTACGATGTATAACAGCTATAATAGACTTCTCAAGGAACAGCTGATGCAGGACTAAGAGATAAAAGAACAAGAACTTAATAAGAACTTCCCTTTAGATTTTTAGCTTCTGTTAGAAGTTAAATTTctcaaataaaatttgaagttaagactttaatacatggaCTGACACCTTTATGATACATGATGGTTCTTGGTTAACATATTTCAAACATAAAGAGACTAAAATAGGTTTTACCCCCATCCACGCTCCCAAAAacgaaaagaaaggaaaaaaaaaaaggaggaacTAATAATATAGGTGATTAAATTTACAAGTACAGCTGCCCTTAACACTAACGATAATGAAGATTAGttaaagcatggttctcaacaataaACCAGCtacatttttgtatttatgattattcagtaGACAACACAAGTGAAACTAAAGAGTATGATAAGTTTAAGATTAAAAAAGAGCCAGCAATGGTAATTAATAGAAGTAAGATTTCTAGATGCATAGGTAAATAATAAGTAATGATCTTGATATAATCGCTATGAATTTATTAGCACATGCTACATAAGAGAAAGAACATACCGAATTTCAGATTCCTTCCTCTCTCGAGGACTAACCTGAAAGAAATAGAAGGATCAAAAAATTTGAGCAACTTCAAATGCTTGCAAAAATGAGCCAATAGAATATGGGGGATTTACCTGGCTTCcatttaaaatttcaacttttgcAAGGCGAGCAATAAAAACAAACCGGGGCACGCCACCTTTCCCTGGATCTGCTATTGGATTCTCAGAAAGCCTTATATCCTACCAAAATTTGACCAAATAACTGAATTTGAAACAAGATCCCAGGGCTTGTAGTGAGTTAAACTTTTTAGATGCTCCACTAGTGTAGATAGAAGGCAAGTAAATTGTGGATCAATGCAGTTAGCAATTGGTTTTTAATGATAAAAGAACTTCGACGAAGAAGAGAATAATGggacttcattttcttctttacaGCGATAAGAGTTGCACATACACATCCTCTTTCGACATGTCAGGTTAGATCTTTCCGTTATGTCATACCAAATAGACCAATGCAAGGTTTAAGCAGTCAAAAATTTCGAACATCTTTTTGACAACTGCAGTATCTGTAGAATAGTTTTTTTAAGAAGATatactctctctttttttttgttaaggtaaataattttattaacatttgGGGTGAAACCCTGCAAACATATACCAAAAAAGAGAACCTACACTAAAATATGTTTCTCAACAAAAGAGGTCAATCCTCTATACAAATTGGGACCTTGCAAGCACACCAAAAGTAAACTAGGTACAAAACACTAATCtttaattttacaaaatcaaGTTCCACCCCTTCAAAAGCCCTCCTATTCCTCTCTTTCCAGAAAGAATACTATCTCTAGAATAGTTGTTAGTCAACAGCaatattcttttaaaatttctttattttatttgttcgGCTATAAGTTATGCCTGATAAATACACTCAACATTCAAACACTTCAAGAAGAACCTTGAATGTTGGAGGGAGCTGAAACAAAAGTAGCACAACTACATTGTGAAAGACAAAACTATAGCTCAAATTAGTGACAATACGTACAGCTTAAACATGGCTATAGCTTTAAAAGCTAGCTTGCACTTAGCCCTTTGAGTCTTATTgatggaaaaattattttattgtacCAATCCAAGAAACGTCTCAAATATAAGTACAGAAAAATCAGCTACTGGCACAATAAAAAACCACCCAAATCTATAGTTCTCATTGCCCCATAATAAATGCAAAGAGAACAGGTTATCCCTTGAGTAAAATGCAAAGTTCTAAATAACAAGAACCATTTAGATACAAAGTGAGATCCAACGGAATAACCACATTATGTCGCAATTACCATACCAGCAACGTGTTTTGGAAGATAGTGGAAGATAGAGTTAAAAACACACATGCAGTGGTTGCATAATTCCAAGATATGCTTCTAATGTGTAACACTAAAAGGTTTAGATCACTTCATATGAAGCTTCACCACAAGAATTTAGATCCAAACACCGGTTTAATTTATTACATTTGTTTTCCAGATAGAGTTTAACCTATAATAACAAATCATTATccaaataattcatgaaaaaatatgCAATCAAATCAAATGGTCTGTACTTTAAAAAAATCTTACCAACAAATTAGGAAAAAGATTAAGAGtatcaatagaagaaaaatctTCAATTTTGTTCCCTCCTGTAGATGCAACAAGTAACCTACCGGTTAAgtctcaattaaatattcaagaTTAATGTTAACTCTAGAAAGAGTTGAGTATTACCCACAAGAAGGCAACAAAGATTCTGGAAAGGCCTAAAGCTTTCCCCAAGAAGTTCATGACTGTTGGGTGGTTTAGATAATGAATTATGATCAGGGTACCAGATATGACTGATACAGTTGTTATTCAAAAAGAGCTGTTCCAATCTGAATGTAAGATGGCAAACCAAAATCTCAACGACATGCAACATAACGGTAATGTGTTTGACGAGGGCTTTAATTTGCATCACCTTTTTAACTGTGACAACTTCAAGATTTCATCCCAGGAGGCTATAAAGTTATTCTCCAAATTGAGAAGACGAAGAGAATCAAATCCATGAACAATATCTGAAGATAATGGctggaaaggaaaaagaaaatctttAAGCAAATCAGTGAATAAAGTATAGATCTTTCTTTTTTATAACCATGGTGTGTGAGCCAGCTTGCacacacctcaactaattcccCACCAACACAAGTACGGGTAACTCTATCTACCAAGGCTtggacaaataaaaaaaattaccaagtGTTTTTGCCTATGGCGAGATTTGAACGTGAGATTTCATGATTCTCAACACACTTTATTAACCGCTAGGCCTCTATCTAATTTATATAGATGAAGAGATTCATCATCGTATTTCACATGGAAAGATCATTTAGTACTCTATTGGTTACAGACATGAGAGTGGTAGAATAGTAATTGTTCTTGATGTCAGTAACTAGGAAATAAAGTATGATCAGCGGTCGGCACTTTACGTAGAGGACAGAAATAGTAGGAACATTCAAACAATGCCTTTCATATGAAAGTTTAAAAAAAACTCTGTGGTAATTCTGGAACCGACATTTTCTAGAAATTATCTGTTAAATTGATTTTGACCCGGTTAAACGTTCTCCACCTAACGGCTGAATACAGTAGCAAATTTCATCGTCCCAATTTTCACGTTACAAACAAAAGTAATTACTTGTTATTACCATGCAGAATCTAATAAAAACCAGAGTGGTCAATATGAGAGTCGAGATACATGAATTTTCTTGTCCAGCTAGAAGAAATGGAATAACAaactaaatttgacattctatTTGGAGTATTTGGTTTTGTATCCCACAATCATCTTGTGACCACCGCTGAGAGCACCTCCCCAAATTCCTCTAATGATCAGTAGTCATCCTCTATCTCGCATATGATTCATTCCCTCCAGGAAAATGATGATGATCCAGGTATAAAAGCAAAGGTAAAAGCAACGTTGGAGCTACAACGAAGTTTCTGCAAGATATTTGCAACACCTTCTCTAGCATGCTTATGCATATATCAATGAAATTTGAAGGAGTTTTACTAGTGAATTAACACTTGTTTGTTTTGTTATGTtctaaaagagagagaaagagagatcacaaaaagattaaaaaaaagatgaaaagataaTGGCAAAAGCCAGTTATTTATCTTCAGTTAGAGAACTACTAATAAAACTTGTGGATAATGACATCAGAAATTTGAGACTCAACTGCCAATAACTCTAATAAGGGAAAACTCACCGTTATTCCTCTCAGTTTGTTTCCCATCAGATGGAGCTCTTCCACAAGAGGGAGAGAGTCTTTAAGCATTTCGACCTGCCAAATCAAATCTGGTACTCAATAAACGATTAAGTTAAAATGCAAGAAGACAGCAATAAGGTTGCTCTCACCTGTTTCCAACATATACCAGTGTGGTTCAAAACAACAACTTTGATGTGATTTAGCAGGGGCATCCCACTTATATCGTGAGACATGATGTTGTATGATAAGTTCAGAGTTACAAGAGCTGGTAAGTCTTTACAGATTGCAGCAATTTCCTGCAAAGATATGCTTGCTCAGCTAAACCTTAGAATAGAGAGCGCAAAGAACTGGTGCCACTGTTGTGAATAAGACAATGCACAAATTAATGAACACAAAGAGTCCTACAATTAATGATCTGAGTCCTCTTTTCGACGTTGATTGTCTACATTTTGCAGTCCAACTAagtattatgaaaaaaaaaaggctgGACTCAAATGCTTTCTCAAGGCAAGGTCAAAGTTGAGTAGGCCCTTTTAGAGTTAAAACCAATATATCAAATAAACTAAATTCTGAGTCGAAAGGTGTTATGGAAAAGGAATTCAGCACAAACACAATCTTACACTCTCCTTCCATTTTGATATCTAAACTTCAACCCAGTTCACATAACAAGTTTTCAGTCTAATATTCAAGACACTTGCAATCAAACATACCTTTGAATCTATTCCACTTTCAGATGCAATTAACCATTTCAGATTTAAACCATGATCTGTTGTTCTCCTAGTAACTAGTTCACCTTTTTTA contains:
- the LOC107839081 gene encoding tubulin-folding cofactor E isoform X1 (The sequence of the model RefSeq protein was modified relative to this genomic sequence to represent the inferred CDS: added 340 bases not found in genome assembly), yielding MQSCLDIDNSGSKSGSDSVGFVMGQRVHLTGDTRRIGTVKYVGAVEWYEGNWVGVDWDNGDGKHDGSHNGVRYFEAQGPKTASFVRPHNLSSGVTLLKALEFRYHGESTKEEQDEMYVLSATNKKVSIELLGIDKIQNKLSRFEELTSVSLAYLGVSSAGPPGHINTTIPRLKELDLTGNLLFDWREIAAICKDLPALVTLNLSYNIMSHDISGMPLLNHIKVVVLNHTGICWKQVEMLKDSLPLVEELHLMGNKLRGITPLSSDIVHGFDSLRLLNLENNFIASWDEILKLSQLKRLEQLFLNNNCISHIWYPDHNSLSKPPNSHELLGESFRPFQNLCCLLVGGNKIEDFSSIDTLNLFPNLLDIRLSENPIADPGKGGVPRFVFIARLAKVEILNGSQVSPRERKESEIRYVRLVMSKCHDNPEEIKKLHPRFAELKKFHGIENEKVANGATVPQKMSSSLISITLKCVAASIGEKAPLTKKLPATTTVAKLKILCESFFKIKSVKPKLFLQEEKLFWTSQGSPLPTLLDDDMTSLFDFGVGNGSTILVDEEC
- the LOC107839081 gene encoding tubulin-folding cofactor E isoform X4 (The sequence of the model RefSeq protein was modified relative to this genomic sequence to represent the inferred CDS: added 340 bases not found in genome assembly) produces the protein MQSCLDIDNSGSKSGSDSVGFVMGQRVHLTGDTRRIGTVKYVGAVEWYEGNWVGVDWDNGDGKHDGSHNGVRYFEAQGPKTASFVRPHNLSSGVTLLKALEFRYHGESTKEEQDEMYVLSATNKKVSIELLGIDKIQNKLSRFEELTSVSLAYLGVSSAGPPGHINTTIPRLKELDLTGNLLFDWREIAAICKDLPALVTLNLSYNIMSHDISGMPLLNHIKVVVLNHTGICWKQVEMLKDSLPLVEELHLMGNKLRGITDIRLSENPIADPGKGGVPRFVFIARLAKVEILNGSQVSPRERKESEIRYVRLVMSKCHDNPEEIKKLHPRFAELKKFHGIENEKVANGATVPQKMSSSLISITLKCVAASIGEKAPLTKKLPATTTVAKLKILCESFFKIKSVKPKLFLQEEGSPLPTLLDDDMTSLFDFGVGNGSTILVDEEC
- the LOC107839081 gene encoding tubulin-folding cofactor E isoform X3 (The sequence of the model RefSeq protein was modified relative to this genomic sequence to represent the inferred CDS: added 340 bases not found in genome assembly); its protein translation is MQSCLDIDNSGSKSGSDSVGFVMGQRVHLTGDTRRIGTVKYVGAVEWYEGNWVGVDWDNGDGKHDGSHNGVRYFEAQGPKTASFVRPHNLSSGVTLLKALEFRYHGESTKEEQDEMYVLSATNKKVSIELLGIDKIQNKLSRFEELTSVSLAYLGVSSAGPPGHINTTIPRLKELDLTGNLLFDWREIAAICKDLPALVTLNLSYNIMSHDISGMPLLNHIKVVVLNHTGICWKQVEMLKDSLPLVEELHLMGNKLRGITDIRLSENPIADPGKGGVPRFVFIARLAKVEILNGSQVSPRERKESEIRYVRLVMSKCHDNPEEIKKLHPRFAELKKFHGIENEKVANGATVPQKMSSSLISITLKCVAASIGEKAPLTKKLPATTTVAKLKILCESFFKIKSVKPKLFLQEEKLFWTSQGSPLPTLLDDDMTSLFDFGVGNGSTILVDEEC
- the LOC107839081 gene encoding tubulin-folding cofactor E isoform X2 (The sequence of the model RefSeq protein was modified relative to this genomic sequence to represent the inferred CDS: added 340 bases not found in genome assembly) — its product is MQSCLDIDNSGSKSGSDSVGFVMGQRVHLTGDTRRIGTVKYVGAVEWYEGNWVGVDWDNGDGKHDGSHNGVRYFEAQGPKTASFVRPHNLSSGVTLLKALEFRYHGESTKEEQDEMYVLSATNKKVSIELLGIDKIQNKLSRFEELTSVSLAYLGVSSAGPPGHINTTIPRLKELDLTGNLLFDWREIAAICKDLPALVTLNLSYNIMSHDISGMPLLNHIKVVVLNHTGICWKQVEMLKDSLPLVEELHLMGNKLRGITPLSSDIVHGFDSLRLLNLENNFIASWDEILKLSQLKRLEQLFLNNNCISHIWYPDHNSLSKPPNSHELLGESFRPFQNLCCLLVGGNKIEDFSSIDTLNLFPNLLDIRLSENPIADPGKGGVPRFVFIARLAKVEILNGSQVSPRERKESEIRYVRLVMSKCHDNPEEIKKLHPRFAELKKFHGIENEKVANGATVPQKMSSSLISITLKCVAASIGEKAPLTKKLPATTTVAKLKILCESFFKIKSVKPKLFLQEEGSPLPTLLDDDMTSLFDFGVGNGSTILVDEEC